CGGATCATCGCCGAGAAGCTGGTCGACACGTCCGCGCTGGTGATGGGTTCGACCGCGGAGAACCTGCACGACCGGTTCCCGGGGATCACCAAGCAGCGCGCCGACGCGTACGCGGCGGCATCCCAGGAGAAGGCGGCCAAGGCGTACGCGAACGACCTGATCCAGCCGGACCTGGTACCGGTCGCGACCCGGTCGGCCGAGCAGGGCTGGGGGTACGCGAACACCGATGAGCCGATGCGGCCGGGCACGACGGTCGAGGACCTGGCTGGTTTGAAGACGCCGTTCCGCCCGCACGGCCGGGTCACCGCGGGCAACTCGGCGGGTATCAACGACGGCGCGACCGCGTGCGTACTCACCTCGGCCGAGGCCGCGGCAGAGCTCGGGCTGACACCGAAGATGAAGCTGGTGTCGTACGGGTTCGCCGGGGTGGAGCCGGAGGTGATGGGCGTCGGACCGATTCCGGCGACCGAGAAGGCACTGAAGCTGGCCGGGCTGACGATCGACGACATCCAGGCGTTCGAGGTGAACGAGGCGTTCGCCGTGCAGGTGCTGGCGTTCCTGGAGCACTACGGGATCGCGGACGACGATCCGCGGGTGAATCCGTACGGGGGCGCGATCGCGTACGGGCATCCGCTGGCGTCGTCGGGGGTGCGGCTGATGAACCAGCTGGCCAAGCAGTTCGAGCAGCGGCCCGAGGTGCGGTACGGCCTGACCACCATGTGCGTCGGCCTCGGCATGGGCGGAACCGTCATCTGGGAAAACCCGAACTGGGAAGGTGCCGCGTGAGCGCAGCGAACCATTTGTACAGCAGTCACCAAGCTCACTTGAGCTCGGAGCGAAGCGGAGAGATCAAGTGAGTTTGAAGGAACTGATCGACAGCGCTGCTGAGCTGTCGACCGATGAGATCGTCACCGTTGCTCACTCGCGGGACATCGTGCTGCCTGGCAAGGCGGGAGTGATGGCGCTGATCACGCTGGACAACGGGCACGACCACACCAAACCGAACACGTTCGGGCCGAAGGGTCTCGGCTCGCTGAACACGGCACTG
The genomic region above belongs to Kribbella solani and contains:
- a CDS encoding acetyl-CoA C-acyltransferase, translating into MPREIRDVVFVDGVRTPFGKAKGQYAETRADDLVIKCIRELLRRNPGLPPERVDEVAIAATTQIGDQGLTIGRTAALLAGLPQTTPGYAIDRMCAGAMTAVTTTAAGIAFGAYDVVVAGGVEHMGRHPMGEGVDPNPRIIAEKLVDTSALVMGSTAENLHDRFPGITKQRADAYAAASQEKAAKAYANDLIQPDLVPVATRSAEQGWGYANTDEPMRPGTTVEDLAGLKTPFRPHGRVTAGNSAGINDGATACVLTSAEAAAELGLTPKMKLVSYGFAGVEPEVMGVGPIPATEKALKLAGLTIDDIQAFEVNEAFAVQVLAFLEHYGIADDDPRVNPYGGAIAYGHPLASSGVRLMNQLAKQFEQRPEVRYGLTTMCVGLGMGGTVIWENPNWEGAA